One stretch of Clupea harengus chromosome 2, Ch_v2.0.2, whole genome shotgun sequence DNA includes these proteins:
- the pou2f1b gene encoding POU domain, class 2, transcription factor 1b isoform X6: MADGGAASQDESSGPDSKMSNPSESSKCAMESGDGNTGAQTNGLDFQRQTVQTTNAITNAHAQALLQQLTLTPAQQQMLLQQAQAQLLAAAVQQHSASQQSSTSGANISASAATPITQIPLSQPIQITPQLQQLQQQNPNLQQFVLVQPGLPIATQLQQLQPAQFIISQTPQGQQSLLQAPNLLTQLPQSQANLLQTPSITLATQPATPTRTIAATPIQPLSHTQSTPKRMDTPSLEEPSDLEELEQFAKTFKQRRIKLGFTQGDVGLAMGKLYGNDFSQTTISRFEALNLSFKNMCKLKPLLEKWLNDAVCAENLTSDQALSSPSSLGSPGLGIEGLNRRRKKRTSIETNIRVALEKSFIEQNQKPTSEEITMIADQLNMEKEVIRVWFCNRRQKEKRINPPSSGGMGTTPIKTIFSSSNPLVSSTTSLTPTTLTVNSALPLTSTSVSSLGFTGTTITAAPTSTNTASVISATPMVTTVAAAPPTSLSPSPSLHTSGGGAGESGGGPQEGSGGCLVSQTPISASALASALSSGQVMVAGPGLSTSASLAAMAAAAGLNPGLMASSQFNHGGALLSLGPGGLGSALSPALMSNSTLATIQGVWSALASSGTLPITSLDGSGNLLFANASAGGTPLFLNPQNLSLLASNPVSLVSSANLQLTQDAHQSVVTTAAVPTSTISTASKAQ, from the exons ATGGCGGACGGAGGAGCAGCGAGTCAAGATGAGAGTTCAGGACCAG ATTCTAAAATGAGTAATCCGTCTGAATCGAGTAAATGTGCAATGGAGAGTGGCGACGGAAACACAG GTGCCCAAACAAATGGACTGGActttcagagacagacagtgcagACAAcaaacgcaatcaccaacgcaCATGCACAAGCTCTGCTCCAACAG ttgACTCTGACTCCGGCACAGCAGCAGATGTTGCTGCAGCAGGCCCAGGCTCAGTTGCTGGCGGCGGCCGTGCAGCAGCACTCAGCCAGCCAGCAGAGCAGCACCAGCGGAGCCAACATCTCCGCCTCCGCGGCCACACCCATCACCCAGATCCCCCTCTCCCAACCCATCCAGATCACGCCT cagctgcagcagcttcAGCAGCAGAACCCCAACCTGCAGCAGTTTGTGCTCGTGCAGCCGGGGCTGCCCATCGCcacccagctgcagcagctgcagccgGCACAGTTCATCATCTCCCAGACGCCGCAGGGCCAGCAAA GTCTCCTGCAGGCCCCCAACCTACTAACACAACTACCTCAAAGCCAAGCCAACCTCCTGCAGACTCCTAGCATCACCCTCGCCACCCAG CCCGCGACCCCGACTCGCACGATAGCAGCTACCCCCATCCAACCCCTCTCCCACACCCAGAGTACACCAAAGCGCATGGACACGCCCAGTCTGGAGGAGCCCAGTGACCTGGAGGAGCTCGAGCAGTTCGCCAAGACCTTCAAGCAGAGGAGAATCAAACTGGGCttcactcag GGGGACGTTGGCCTTGCCATGGGAAAGCTTTATGGCAATGACTTCAGCCAAACCACCATCTCTCGATTTGAGGCCTTGAACCTGAGCTTTAAAAACATGTGCAAGTTGAAGCCTCTGCTAGAGAAGTGGCTCAACGATGCAG tgtgtgcagagaaCCTGACGTCTGACCAGGCCCTGTCCAGCCCCAGCTCCCTGGGCTCCCCTGGCCTGGGCATAGAGGGGCTGAACCGCCGGCGCAAGAAAAGGACCAGTATCGAGACCAACATCCGCGTGGCCTTAGAGAAGAGCTTTATAGAG CAGAACCAAAAACCTACCTCTGAGGAGATCACCATGATCGCCGACCAGCTCAACATGGAGAAGGAGGTGATCCGCGTGTGGTTCTGCAACCGCCggcagaaggagaagaggatcaACCCTCCCAGCAGTGGTGGCATGGGCACCACCCCCATCAAAAcgatcttctcctcctccaatcCCCTG GTGTCCAGCACGACGAGCCTCACACCGACCACACTGACTGTAAACTCAGCTTTGCCTCTCACCAGCACGAGTGTCTCCAGCCTCGGCTTCACTG GCACAACCATCACGGCAGCACCCACCTCTACCAACACAGCCTCGGTCATCTCTGCCACGCCCATGGTCACTACCGTAGCCGCTGCCCCTCCGACCTCGCTAAGCCCCTCCCCGTCACTACACACATCTGGTGGCGGGGCCGGTGAGTCGGGCGGGGGGCCCCAGGAGGGGTCCGGCGGGTGCTTGGTATCACAGACCCCTATTTCTGCCTCCGCACTGGCTTCAGCTCTGAGCTCGGGCCAGGTGATGGTGGCAGGGCCGGGGCTCTCCACCAGTGCCAGCCTTGCTGCCATGGCCGCCGCTGCGGGCCTCAACCCTGGACTTATGGCCTCTTCACAGTTCAACCATGG GGGGGCCTTGTTGAGTCTGGGACCAGGAGGTTTGGGCAGTGCCCTGAGTCCAGCGCTGATGAGCAACAGCACCTTGGCCACGATCCAAGGGGTGTGGAGCG CATTAGCCTCTAGTGGAACTCTACCCATCACTTCTCTGGATGGAAGCGGTAACCTGCTGTTTGCCAACGCCAGCGCGGGCGGCACGCCACTCTTCCTCAACCCGCAGAATCTGTCGCTGCTCGCCAGCAACCCCGTCAGCCTGGTGTCAAGTGCCAACCTGCAGCTCACGCAAGACGCCCACCAGAGCGTGGTCACCACGGCTGCAGTGCCCACCTCCACCATAAGCACCGCCTCCAAGGCGCAGTGA
- the pou2f1b gene encoding POU domain, class 2, transcription factor 1b isoform X5, with protein MADGGAASQDESSGPGAQTNGLDFQRQTVQTTNAITNAHAQALLQQLTLTPAQQQMLLQQAQAQLLAAAVQQHSASQQSSTSGANISASAATPITQIPLSQPIQITPVSQASLPLPYLSSWGGCGGVSQMFNVPGQMQLQQLQQQNPNLQQFVLVQPGLPIATQLQQLQPAQFIISQTPQGQQSLLQAPNLLTQLPQSQANLLQTPSITLATQPATPTRTIAATPIQPLSHTQSTPKRMDTPSLEEPSDLEELEQFAKTFKQRRIKLGFTQGDVGLAMGKLYGNDFSQTTISRFEALNLSFKNMCKLKPLLEKWLNDAVCAENLTSDQALSSPSSLGSPGLGIEGLNRRRKKRTSIETNIRVALEKSFIEQNQKPTSEEITMIADQLNMEKEVIRVWFCNRRQKEKRINPPSSGGMGTTPIKTIFSSSNPLVSSTTSLTPTTLTVNSALPLTSTSVSSLGFTGTTITAAPTSTNTASVISATPMVTTVAAAPPTSLSPSPSLHTSGGGAGESGGGPQEGSGGCLVSQTPISASALASALSSGQVMVAGPGLSTSASLAAMAAAAGLNPGLMASSQFNHGGALLSLGPGGLGSALSPALMSNSTLATIQGVWSALASSGTLPITSLDGSGNLLFANASAGGTPLFLNPQNLSLLASNPVSLVSSANLQLTQDAHQSVVTTAAVPTSTISTASKAQ; from the exons ATGGCGGACGGAGGAGCAGCGAGTCAAGATGAGAGTTCAGGACCAG GTGCCCAAACAAATGGACTGGActttcagagacagacagtgcagACAAcaaacgcaatcaccaacgcaCATGCACAAGCTCTGCTCCAACAG ttgACTCTGACTCCGGCACAGCAGCAGATGTTGCTGCAGCAGGCCCAGGCTCAGTTGCTGGCGGCGGCCGTGCAGCAGCACTCAGCCAGCCAGCAGAGCAGCACCAGCGGAGCCAACATCTCCGCCTCCGCGGCCACACCCATCACCCAGATCCCCCTCTCCCAACCCATCCAGATCACGCCTGTAAGTCAGGCTTCCCTTCCGCTACCCTACCTCTCATCCTGGGGAGGGTGTGGTGGGGTTAGCCAGATGTTCAATGTTCCAGGGCAAATG cagctgcagcagcttcAGCAGCAGAACCCCAACCTGCAGCAGTTTGTGCTCGTGCAGCCGGGGCTGCCCATCGCcacccagctgcagcagctgcagccgGCACAGTTCATCATCTCCCAGACGCCGCAGGGCCAGCAAA GTCTCCTGCAGGCCCCCAACCTACTAACACAACTACCTCAAAGCCAAGCCAACCTCCTGCAGACTCCTAGCATCACCCTCGCCACCCAG CCCGCGACCCCGACTCGCACGATAGCAGCTACCCCCATCCAACCCCTCTCCCACACCCAGAGTACACCAAAGCGCATGGACACGCCCAGTCTGGAGGAGCCCAGTGACCTGGAGGAGCTCGAGCAGTTCGCCAAGACCTTCAAGCAGAGGAGAATCAAACTGGGCttcactcag GGGGACGTTGGCCTTGCCATGGGAAAGCTTTATGGCAATGACTTCAGCCAAACCACCATCTCTCGATTTGAGGCCTTGAACCTGAGCTTTAAAAACATGTGCAAGTTGAAGCCTCTGCTAGAGAAGTGGCTCAACGATGCAG tgtgtgcagagaaCCTGACGTCTGACCAGGCCCTGTCCAGCCCCAGCTCCCTGGGCTCCCCTGGCCTGGGCATAGAGGGGCTGAACCGCCGGCGCAAGAAAAGGACCAGTATCGAGACCAACATCCGCGTGGCCTTAGAGAAGAGCTTTATAGAG CAGAACCAAAAACCTACCTCTGAGGAGATCACCATGATCGCCGACCAGCTCAACATGGAGAAGGAGGTGATCCGCGTGTGGTTCTGCAACCGCCggcagaaggagaagaggatcaACCCTCCCAGCAGTGGTGGCATGGGCACCACCCCCATCAAAAcgatcttctcctcctccaatcCCCTG GTGTCCAGCACGACGAGCCTCACACCGACCACACTGACTGTAAACTCAGCTTTGCCTCTCACCAGCACGAGTGTCTCCAGCCTCGGCTTCACTG GCACAACCATCACGGCAGCACCCACCTCTACCAACACAGCCTCGGTCATCTCTGCCACGCCCATGGTCACTACCGTAGCCGCTGCCCCTCCGACCTCGCTAAGCCCCTCCCCGTCACTACACACATCTGGTGGCGGGGCCGGTGAGTCGGGCGGGGGGCCCCAGGAGGGGTCCGGCGGGTGCTTGGTATCACAGACCCCTATTTCTGCCTCCGCACTGGCTTCAGCTCTGAGCTCGGGCCAGGTGATGGTGGCAGGGCCGGGGCTCTCCACCAGTGCCAGCCTTGCTGCCATGGCCGCCGCTGCGGGCCTCAACCCTGGACTTATGGCCTCTTCACAGTTCAACCATGG GGGGGCCTTGTTGAGTCTGGGACCAGGAGGTTTGGGCAGTGCCCTGAGTCCAGCGCTGATGAGCAACAGCACCTTGGCCACGATCCAAGGGGTGTGGAGCG CATTAGCCTCTAGTGGAACTCTACCCATCACTTCTCTGGATGGAAGCGGTAACCTGCTGTTTGCCAACGCCAGCGCGGGCGGCACGCCACTCTTCCTCAACCCGCAGAATCTGTCGCTGCTCGCCAGCAACCCCGTCAGCCTGGTGTCAAGTGCCAACCTGCAGCTCACGCAAGACGCCCACCAGAGCGTGGTCACCACGGCTGCAGTGCCCACCTCCACCATAAGCACCGCCTCCAAGGCGCAGTGA
- the pou2f1b gene encoding POU domain, class 2, transcription factor 1b isoform X4: MLESAGAALADSKMSNPSESSKCAMESGDGNTGAQTNGLDFQRQTVQTTNAITNAHAQALLQQLTLTPAQQQMLLQQAQAQLLAAAVQQHSASQQSSTSGANISASAATPITQIPLSQPIQITPVSQASLPLPYLSSWGGCGGVSQMFNVPGQMQLQQLQQQNPNLQQFVLVQPGLPIATQLQQLQPAQFIISQTPQGQQSLLQAPNLLTQLPQSQANLLQTPSITLATQPATPTRTIAATPIQPLSHTQSTPKRMDTPSLEEPSDLEELEQFAKTFKQRRIKLGFTQGDVGLAMGKLYGNDFSQTTISRFEALNLSFKNMCKLKPLLEKWLNDAVCAENLTSDQALSSPSSLGSPGLGIEGLNRRRKKRTSIETNIRVALEKSFIEQNQKPTSEEITMIADQLNMEKEVIRVWFCNRRQKEKRINPPSSGGMGTTPIKTIFSSSNPLVSSTTSLTPTTLTVNSALPLTSTSVSSLGFTGTTITAAPTSTNTASVISATPMVTTVAAAPPTSLSPSPSLHTSGGGAGESGGGPQEGSGGCLVSQTPISASALASALSSGQVMVAGPGLSTSASLAAMAAAAGLNPGLMASSQFNHGGALLSLGPGGLGSALSPALMSNSTLATIQGVWSALASSGTLPITSLDGSGNLLFANASAGGTPLFLNPQNLSLLASNPVSLVSSANLQLTQDAHQSVVTTAAVPTSTISTASKAQ; the protein is encoded by the exons ATGCTAGAAAGTGCAGGTGCAGCTTTGGCGG ATTCTAAAATGAGTAATCCGTCTGAATCGAGTAAATGTGCAATGGAGAGTGGCGACGGAAACACAG GTGCCCAAACAAATGGACTGGActttcagagacagacagtgcagACAAcaaacgcaatcaccaacgcaCATGCACAAGCTCTGCTCCAACAG ttgACTCTGACTCCGGCACAGCAGCAGATGTTGCTGCAGCAGGCCCAGGCTCAGTTGCTGGCGGCGGCCGTGCAGCAGCACTCAGCCAGCCAGCAGAGCAGCACCAGCGGAGCCAACATCTCCGCCTCCGCGGCCACACCCATCACCCAGATCCCCCTCTCCCAACCCATCCAGATCACGCCTGTAAGTCAGGCTTCCCTTCCGCTACCCTACCTCTCATCCTGGGGAGGGTGTGGTGGGGTTAGCCAGATGTTCAATGTTCCAGGGCAAATG cagctgcagcagcttcAGCAGCAGAACCCCAACCTGCAGCAGTTTGTGCTCGTGCAGCCGGGGCTGCCCATCGCcacccagctgcagcagctgcagccgGCACAGTTCATCATCTCCCAGACGCCGCAGGGCCAGCAAA GTCTCCTGCAGGCCCCCAACCTACTAACACAACTACCTCAAAGCCAAGCCAACCTCCTGCAGACTCCTAGCATCACCCTCGCCACCCAG CCCGCGACCCCGACTCGCACGATAGCAGCTACCCCCATCCAACCCCTCTCCCACACCCAGAGTACACCAAAGCGCATGGACACGCCCAGTCTGGAGGAGCCCAGTGACCTGGAGGAGCTCGAGCAGTTCGCCAAGACCTTCAAGCAGAGGAGAATCAAACTGGGCttcactcag GGGGACGTTGGCCTTGCCATGGGAAAGCTTTATGGCAATGACTTCAGCCAAACCACCATCTCTCGATTTGAGGCCTTGAACCTGAGCTTTAAAAACATGTGCAAGTTGAAGCCTCTGCTAGAGAAGTGGCTCAACGATGCAG tgtgtgcagagaaCCTGACGTCTGACCAGGCCCTGTCCAGCCCCAGCTCCCTGGGCTCCCCTGGCCTGGGCATAGAGGGGCTGAACCGCCGGCGCAAGAAAAGGACCAGTATCGAGACCAACATCCGCGTGGCCTTAGAGAAGAGCTTTATAGAG CAGAACCAAAAACCTACCTCTGAGGAGATCACCATGATCGCCGACCAGCTCAACATGGAGAAGGAGGTGATCCGCGTGTGGTTCTGCAACCGCCggcagaaggagaagaggatcaACCCTCCCAGCAGTGGTGGCATGGGCACCACCCCCATCAAAAcgatcttctcctcctccaatcCCCTG GTGTCCAGCACGACGAGCCTCACACCGACCACACTGACTGTAAACTCAGCTTTGCCTCTCACCAGCACGAGTGTCTCCAGCCTCGGCTTCACTG GCACAACCATCACGGCAGCACCCACCTCTACCAACACAGCCTCGGTCATCTCTGCCACGCCCATGGTCACTACCGTAGCCGCTGCCCCTCCGACCTCGCTAAGCCCCTCCCCGTCACTACACACATCTGGTGGCGGGGCCGGTGAGTCGGGCGGGGGGCCCCAGGAGGGGTCCGGCGGGTGCTTGGTATCACAGACCCCTATTTCTGCCTCCGCACTGGCTTCAGCTCTGAGCTCGGGCCAGGTGATGGTGGCAGGGCCGGGGCTCTCCACCAGTGCCAGCCTTGCTGCCATGGCCGCCGCTGCGGGCCTCAACCCTGGACTTATGGCCTCTTCACAGTTCAACCATGG GGGGGCCTTGTTGAGTCTGGGACCAGGAGGTTTGGGCAGTGCCCTGAGTCCAGCGCTGATGAGCAACAGCACCTTGGCCACGATCCAAGGGGTGTGGAGCG CATTAGCCTCTAGTGGAACTCTACCCATCACTTCTCTGGATGGAAGCGGTAACCTGCTGTTTGCCAACGCCAGCGCGGGCGGCACGCCACTCTTCCTCAACCCGCAGAATCTGTCGCTGCTCGCCAGCAACCCCGTCAGCCTGGTGTCAAGTGCCAACCTGCAGCTCACGCAAGACGCCCACCAGAGCGTGGTCACCACGGCTGCAGTGCCCACCTCCACCATAAGCACCGCCTCCAAGGCGCAGTGA